In Aquipuribacter hungaricus, one DNA window encodes the following:
- a CDS encoding cupin domain-containing protein, giving the protein MSIDLDVVVGAAGEGERLVLPFGEVLVRLSGADTEGALSVVEMRLAPRTVGAALHVHHDHQEYFEVREGELTVDLAAGSRTVGPDGIVSVPRGHAHGFRNGTDRWTTFVGLFTPAGYEDYFREVARLAATGAAVTPDVLAGLRAGYGTEAV; this is encoded by the coding sequence ATGAGCATCGACCTGGACGTCGTGGTGGGCGCGGCCGGCGAGGGCGAGCGGCTCGTGCTGCCGTTCGGCGAGGTGCTGGTGCGCCTGTCGGGGGCGGACACCGAGGGGGCCCTGTCGGTCGTGGAGATGCGGCTGGCCCCGCGCACGGTCGGCGCCGCCCTGCACGTGCACCACGACCACCAGGAGTACTTCGAGGTCCGTGAGGGCGAGCTCACCGTCGACCTCGCCGCGGGCAGCCGGACGGTCGGTCCCGACGGGATCGTCTCGGTTCCGCGCGGGCACGCGCACGGCTTCCGCAACGGCACCGACCGGTGGACGACGTTCGTCGGCCTGTTCACCCCGGCGGGCTACGAGGACTACTTCCGCGAGGTCGCCCGCCTGGCCGCGACGGGTGCGGCTGTGACGCCGGACGTGCTGGCCGGGCTGCGCGCCGGGTACGGCACCGAGGCTGTCTAG
- the dapE gene encoding succinyl-diaminopimelate desuccinylase, with the protein MTSSSFFPPAALPLPDPVALTRALVDIPSVSGDEGAVADAVEALLRAQAHLEVVRDGDAVLARTSLDRPERVLVAGHIDTVPVADNVPGRLEAPGEGDDPDGGDVLWGRGTTDMKGGVAMALVAACTVPEPVRDVTYVFYDCEEVESERNGLGRLARTLPGWLAADLAVLGEPTGGLVEGGCQGTLRVDVTVRGRTAHSARAWRGVNAIHAVGDVLARLQAYEPRRPVVDGLEYHEGLQAVGIRGGIAGNMVPDVCTVHVNHRFAPDRSSAEAFAHVQEVFAGLDVELELLDVAEGARPGLDLPAARAFVEAVGPVAGGAPRAKLGWTDVARFSALGVPAVNFGPGDPQLAHADDERVPVAQLVACTEGLVAWLRG; encoded by the coding sequence ATGACCAGCTCCTCGTTCTTCCCGCCCGCCGCCCTGCCGCTGCCCGACCCGGTCGCCCTCACCCGGGCGCTCGTCGACATCCCCAGCGTGTCCGGCGACGAGGGCGCGGTCGCGGACGCCGTCGAGGCGCTGCTGCGCGCCCAGGCGCACCTGGAGGTCGTCCGGGACGGCGACGCCGTGCTCGCGCGGACCTCGCTCGACCGGCCCGAGCGGGTGCTCGTCGCGGGGCACATCGACACCGTCCCGGTCGCCGACAACGTCCCCGGCCGCCTCGAGGCGCCCGGGGAGGGCGACGACCCCGACGGCGGGGACGTGCTGTGGGGCCGCGGGACGACGGACATGAAGGGCGGCGTGGCGATGGCGCTGGTCGCCGCCTGCACCGTCCCCGAGCCGGTCCGCGACGTGACGTACGTGTTCTACGACTGCGAGGAGGTCGAGTCCGAGCGCAACGGCCTCGGTCGGCTCGCGCGGACGCTGCCCGGCTGGCTCGCCGCCGACCTGGCCGTGCTGGGGGAGCCGACCGGGGGCCTGGTCGAGGGCGGCTGCCAGGGCACGCTCCGGGTCGACGTCACCGTGCGCGGCCGCACCGCGCACTCCGCGCGCGCCTGGCGCGGGGTCAACGCGATCCACGCCGTCGGGGACGTGCTGGCGCGGCTGCAGGCGTACGAGCCCCGCCGCCCGGTCGTCGACGGGCTGGAGTACCACGAGGGCCTGCAGGCGGTCGGGATCCGCGGCGGCATCGCGGGCAACATGGTCCCGGACGTCTGCACCGTGCACGTCAACCACCGCTTCGCCCCCGACCGCAGCTCAGCGGAGGCGTTCGCCCACGTGCAGGAGGTCTTCGCCGGCCTCGACGTGGAGCTCGAGCTGCTCGACGTCGCCGAGGGCGCCCGCCCGGGTCTGGACCTGCCCGCCGCCCGCGCGTTCGTCGAGGCCGTCGGCCCGGTCGCGGGCGGCGCGCCTCGCGCCAAGCTCGGCTGGACCGACGTGGCCCGGTTCTCCGCGCTCGGCGTGCCCGCCGTGAACTTCGGCCCCGGTGACCCGCAGCTGGCCCACGCGGACGACGAGCGGGTGCCGGTCGCGCAGCTCGTCGCCTGCACCGAGGGCCTCGTCGCCTGGCTGCGCGGCTGA
- a CDS encoding TIGR00730 family Rossman fold protein encodes MVTDDASAWHRQGPVGFRRGQTPTSTTDTRLLENRGEADWVHSDPWRVLRIQSEFVEGFGALAELGPAVSVFGSARTAVDTEVYRTGMDIGRRLVAEGFAVITGGGPGLMEAANRGACEAGGTSVGLGIELPHEQGMNDWVDLAVNFRYFFARKTMFLKYSQGFVVLPGGWGTLDELFEALTLVQTGKVRAFPVCLVGTEYWGGLLDWVRGTQLDAGTISTQDLDLVTLTDDPAEAVALMVAAREQHPTS; translated from the coding sequence CTGGTCACCGACGATGCGTCTGCTTGGCACCGGCAGGGCCCGGTGGGGTTCCGGCGCGGGCAGACGCCGACGTCCACCACCGACACGCGCCTGCTGGAGAACCGGGGCGAGGCCGACTGGGTGCACTCCGACCCGTGGCGCGTGCTCCGGATCCAGAGCGAGTTCGTCGAGGGCTTCGGTGCCCTCGCCGAGCTCGGTCCCGCGGTGTCGGTGTTCGGCTCGGCGCGCACCGCGGTCGACACCGAGGTCTACCGCACGGGCATGGACATCGGCCGGCGGCTCGTGGCCGAGGGGTTCGCCGTCATCACCGGCGGCGGGCCGGGCCTCATGGAGGCCGCCAACCGCGGCGCCTGCGAGGCCGGCGGGACGTCGGTGGGCCTGGGGATCGAGCTGCCGCACGAGCAGGGCATGAACGACTGGGTCGACCTGGCCGTCAACTTCCGCTACTTCTTCGCCCGCAAGACGATGTTCCTCAAGTACAGCCAGGGCTTCGTCGTCCTGCCGGGCGGCTGGGGCACCCTCGACGAGCTGTTCGAGGCGCTCACCCTGGTCCAGACCGGGAAGGTCCGCGCCTTCCCCGTCTGCCTGGTCGGCACCGAGTACTGGGGCGGGCTGCTCGACTGGGTCCGCGGCACCCAGCTGGACGCGGGGACCATCTCCACCCAGGACCTCGACCTGGTGACGCTCACCGACGACCCCGCCGAGGCCGTCGCGCTCATGGTGGCGGCCCGGGAGCAGCACCCGACCTCGTGA